Genomic segment of Coffea arabica cultivar ET-39 chromosome 1e, Coffea Arabica ET-39 HiFi, whole genome shotgun sequence:
aagctaagaaatagggctacaatgtttcagaaggtcactcagctcagtttcgagtgtaaccaggtcaaaaatgcaatatactacaccagaaccgcaaaaatagattcacaaatcgcattctggtgtaaacatcataaatcaggatacctaagtccaaatccattaattccaaagccatccgaaagctaagaaacagggctacaattaatcagaaggcctcaacaactaatttcGAAGCATTCCCAAGCAAAATAACccagtacagaagcaattctcaaattcgggtagaaacagggcagcaagggtaattccatcttttcacaagctacattgctctgattgacctgaaattttgtagacatatctaaaatatcattccctacaactttcatgttttaccccaaggccaattcgacctctaactatgagctacagagccaggcagaatgtaaatcaaagaaaccctaactttccaattttctttccaaaacagaaaatgcttgcaattaaccactttttccaccttctagcttccttaaatatcatttccaatcatcatacatgaccacataatcatatccatatgaaaacagaaaaatcaccaataataaaaaaaacttcaccaattcaaccaaaatcaagatataatccatcaaagtacatcttaaactaccaccaatcatgaattaaacatcattagatggaggagaggggtccttcactactcaccttagtaatacaagagagggagcaactaatcctcttagccttccaaacaactccactaaacaccataatatcaccaaactaagaggttttatggggaaatttgaagattaaacggttgaattgaaagattgggcaagattggagactagaaaattgagagcttttctttcctttttgcttgataagggccggccaagaagcttgcaaaattgaagtaattttggtcaatttttagtttaaatggtaaagtcatgaatagtggtccaaaggtcaaaagGTAAGAATGAATcttcaagtgacacttgtcacttcatttaatgctaatatatccttttgtctctccaactcttatccatctaggtaacttctaattatctcttaacacctgataactTAAACtcggtatacacaacttaacctaattggccgaattttaccgaactttccgtactaacgggtcccacgtccggtatacgctcttaatttctcaaaaactaaccgatactagaaaaatcatttaaaaactatatttactcataaaatttattttcacaatttttcgaataaagaaaaggtggaaaaacgtgtaattaaaagaaatgaaaacctagaaattaaaaaaattacgggtcctcacacactatatgaatgcaagccCTAAACCTAAGGGGGCAtcgggggcaaaatttctcttcaaagctcgaatggtaccaatcacattaattgtgacgcccaataatgactctttggagaggtcacgaataatgcaaaaatatgagactccaagaaaagaaaagggataaaataattatagaaatatatatgtcttaaaggagtgcatTATGTCGAGTACGGggaactaatgttcgtgactcaattttccctttaatagagggaatacgagcgtgctaaggctagaaagccaaactcgtccatatcccatatccaaggggtgtttcctagtctaatcaagcaaatgtactaacctaggtctagtgcttagatgaaatgcaggtctaatgtcatgtctcatacaaaggggtaagtaatatacatatataagggaaaatacgggggaagggatatacatatataaggaaagtgtcatgcaacatggtgaaagaggccctagaaagtaaagatatgcatgagatgaagtgattttatcacacaatcatgatctaacgcgcgaagggctcctaagggtctagcgttggactaacccatatttctactttctcactagcgttggaccaATGAGAAATCGaacaaagagccacaactagcattggactagtgcggATTCGAGAACGgcggccacaactagcgttggactagtgtggtgacgacatgcatttattacaaccaaataaatcatgtaagacctaataaaagcatataaacacataaatcacatatagcacataacacacgagcatgatatctagatgcaagatcctaagaaagcggtaacacatagcacatagacatgcaaaacacacataaggcaagtaaaacaaataaagccctaactattacattcaggggaagcctactacaatccaagaggggaaatgaaaataaataaaataaaataaacctaactattacaacttggcactTAAATGCCTTTTAAATAACCAAAATGaagctaaaataaatatacgaaattaagacgactaaagcgaataaataaataaaatgaaaacactcaaaaggcatgcaattaaacacataaatcacataggcacacatagggtcaaatagagtaaaaataagggatagagtgtacctcccttgagttggggccctaatggaatgaaattacttatttaccctccaaaaacaaagaaaagtcaaggcaccaatttaatttgagaaaattaaagaaaatatgcaaacacaagctcacttggtcataaagctcttaaattcatgcattaagtgcaatttaaacaaaagcatggtaattacttgaagcaaacaagcaataaagttgtaaaattaaggctgccaaggaccaaattgaggacattattcaattggttgggtcatagtgaaatgaagggagacttgggggccaaagtccaatttttggaaacatttttcatgcaaattcatgcaaAAGTGGCGTGAGAAACATTCTGCAACAAACATTTCTGCTGAAAGCTTTCTGTAACAAAATACAACCgctactttcattttctttgcatGCGGATCTCAACCTTAAACACCACCTTGATCGAAAACTTCTAACCAAAACATTAAAGCCTGAATCTAACACCAGACAAGCAGCAACATTCAGCGTTCAACAGACAAACAAATTGAGATCATacaaaaatgcaaattttcctcaaaagcTGTTTTCTTTTCGATTCATCATCTTAAGCAATCCACATTTCAACATCTCAAACAACTAATACAACACAATCACTAGACATTCATCTCATTTTTCACCATAAAATTCCTCATGTTCAAACACAAAATTAagtaaatcaaattcaaagagAGCTTCTGCAATACTTTGCTTTTATGCTTTCAGCAACCAAAACAAATCCAAACGCACAGCTTGTCTATCAAAATTCTGATTTCAAACCCAAACACACAGCTTTAAACTAGGCGCAAACTACATACTCACCACCATCCAAACAGGTAAAAACCTTAGAAAGATCtcatgcaaaattctggaaaacatgcaaacacttGAAGAACAAAAGCTGCCGGAACTTTCTCCATTTCTTATTTGAGCAATCATGATTAACGTTATCCATTCTATCCTAAACAAGGTAATTTACACAATCAAACCATTCTAGTGAGGCATACAAATGAACCCAAATCACAAACCAGACCAGGTAGACATAATACAAGAGACCGAGAATCAAAACTACACTTTGCTTACTAGTTTCTGGTTTAAAGGAACTTTTCtttgtaaaaggaaaaatgtgTCTGTTACACATCCACCATGCTATACCCAAAGTAAAAGGCAGGACGAACGTAACCCAGAGATGGCAAATAAAATCCCAGAAAGTTTAAGCAAAATGAAAACTTCAGCAACCCAAGAGGAAAGAGATCTTGCGGCAACTTCCTTCTCACCATTTCAGCATGCACATGACACATTCTATGAGCTCCAATGGAGCATGTAGGTACATGAACTACTGCCCCGAAACTCAATCCCGACTCACTTAGAACCGTACAGCCAAAAATCATGATATAAGACATAGTTCCAATGACTGCcttccccaaaaaaaattccacaaaCAAAACGTTTATCCATCTAACATTAGCAACAAAACATTGACTATACCAAGCCTGATGAACTAAGGCTTCTGGAAACGGACTACACATAACAGAGGTGACACAAAACAAGCGTGTTGACATCAGAAAATGAAAACTTCAGTgagtcaaaaggaaaaaaaacaagaactgctgcaacaagccgaaAGCTTCAAACTTGCTGCAGCTTTTTGTAAAGAATTCATGCGATGAAATATCATGCCGTAAATCCATGCTAAGACCATCATTTTCACAGCAAACACCTTATTTGACATCAAATTCAAGGAGCGAATCATCACCAAACATATTCCAAGTTATAACACGGCTGAAAAGCACGTAGACAGCGCAAGATTCCACTATTTTCCTTAATCTGATGAGGTATGAGTGGAAAATAAAAAGGTTACCTTTAACACCAGGAAACGCTAGTGAAACGCGAAGAATCCGAGGATGGCAAGATTCGAATCTCAGTGAAGAAAACGCGAGCTTGATATTCTGATTCTGGGTTTCTTCTTCTACTCTTGGTTCTCCTCTCCTAACCTCGCCTGAaacccctttcttttttatttctttctcgCTTCGAACTCCCAAAATCTCTCCCGGTTTTTCTCTCTACCACCATTCTCTAGTTTCTCTCTCGTTTGCCTCccagaaatttcttccttgcCGTTTCTTTTTCCAGCCGTcctcttctgttttttttttcttcttgcccGAAAGCTCCTCTCCAGCTTTTCCTTTCGGTCCTCAGCCGCCACTTACTCCCTTCACTCTTACCCAGCCACCAACCTTTTATCCTTTCTTAGCCCAACCCCTTTTTCCAGCTTCACGGCTTTATATAGGCATCAGCCATCCTTCAAACCTAGCATCTACGGTGcccctttttatgcatttttcTGTGATCCTCCGGGAGCCTTTAGATGGCTTTTGCTTCTCAAAATTTTGAGTTGTCGGATGAAGGGCCAGATGGCCTTGTACTATGCCAATCTGATGGAGCAAAATATCGGGCAAAAATGACCGGAAAACCCACTGGAAAAAAAAActgcatttttgtttcttgcattctgTTGGTACGCTGCTATTTccgtatatttttttttcacagcATTTCATTAAGTCCTTTACTGGATTTTTCCCTTCTCTCCAATGAGTTAATAATAGTAAAAATAATGATTTTAATgggaacaaaataaaaataaaatttaaacaaaGTCAACTACAAAGGAATAAGAATGCCGgaattttgtgtttgattgatgATGAGTATTTTCAATGAATTAAtaaaggaaaatgatttttcttgatcACAAATCGAAACAACGCAAAAGCAGCGAAAGCcaaaaaaatgctaaaaataatttttccccccctttttttttgattgattggcaatttccttttattttcactaatTCCAATTTAATTTGAACAACAAAatttcataaattgaatctaaagaattaaagcatatttttgtgagtaattttttcctcttttctgaTGAATTTTGCGTCAAAGTgtcttaaaaaaatgaaaataaaaagagacaaaaaaaaaataattaacgaacatgaaaaataatagcaaataaaagtagactaaaaatttggtgtctacagtttgcccctctttgtctgagtttcgaagaaactcgagacaaagacgtagacaccaaatacttacctgtattATTAAAACATGAGAAGGTCAGCGGGATAAATACTCGAGCCTGCTTTCCttttggtcagtgggatgaatacccgagcctgcgttccttttggtcagtgggatgaatacccGAGCTTGCCTTCAATTGGTCAATTGGTTAGTGGGAtcaatacccgagcctgcctttcttttggtcagtgggatgaatacccgagcctgccttcgattggtcaattggtcagtgggatgaatacccgagcctgccttcgattggtcaattggtcagtgggatccatacccgagcctgccttcctttggtcaattggtcagtgggatccatacccgagcctgccttccttttggtcagtgggatgaatacccGAGCCTACCTTCAATTGGTCAATTGGTTAGTGGGAtcaatacccgagcctgccttccttttggtcagtgggatgaatacccgagcctgccttcgattggtcaattggtcagtgggatccatACCTGAGTCTGCCTTCCTTTggtcaattggtcagtgggatccatacccgagcctgccttccttttggtcagtgggatgaatacccgagcctgccttcaagtggtcagtgggatgaatacccgagcctaccttcaattggtcaattggtcagtgggatccatacccgagcctgccttccttttggtcagtgggatgaatacccCAGCCTGCCTTCAATTGGTCAGCGTTGTGCAAGACTTCTGTAGAATTTCGGAAGGAGAGacaaatgatttcttctaagaatTGCCCCAGTGTAATGCGATTGAACTATCGgacctgcaagaaaagaaataagGATAGATAACACCGCCACCATTCGATCAACCCCTTCTTCAAAAgatgtgtaaacatgagtattttGGACTTCTTTGTTGACGTAGTGAGTACTTCAACCCTGCCCTGCGAACCATATCAAACTTCCATAATTTCTCATACTTAACCCAACATATCATTTAATATCCGTTTACCTTCGATACATTATAGGGATTGCCATTGATAAAACGAGAAAGACTAATGGGACCATGAAACACATGAAAAATATTCTAATTGCATATAATGATGAAAATTCTAATAATATGAACACAACCATCCCCTTTTATTGAATGaaaattcatttcaaataaataaACTTATGCACTCAAATTCAAAAGCTTGTGTTTGATAGATCGAACATTTGAGTTCTCGAACTAAATGTCActtttgaccctttggatatcaatCTTCGGAAGTTCAATGCTTGACAAATAGAACCACAATGTGAGGAGAAATTCCAATGAACTAAGTCACCAGCTTTTCAGATCCAAACTCACTCTTGTTTGCAAAACCCTTACCtcagcgccctttcgggttttcactaaggttgcccccaccctttttattttattcttccttttcttttttttcttttcttttcttttcttcttttccatcatttcttttcctttttcttttcttcatttttttttaaggtgCCCTTACGGGTTTTCACCTAACAAACAAATCTTGTCTACCGCCCGCACTAATTCAGAAATGCGTTTTGAAAAATAATGGCATCAGTATAACAATCCTTCCCTTGCAAAACAGGTGAAGGtgttttttgacatcatatgcCATTTGATTAGAAATTATCCTAAGAAGGCAATATAGAGAACAGAAGCCAGGACTTTTAGTTTTTATAAtagggtctggtggggtgcttagaaaaggtTGAGGCTCGAAGGTGAATTTACGAATGTTTAGATTTCCTGAGATCGCATCTTCAAATTAACTCTACTAAtaattgccccagtttattctcaattgagattttcctttaattttctttattttgttccTCTGTCACTTctacccctcttttttttgttttgttttttgttttttgttttttgttgttttttttttttttgctttgcttTGTCAACTCAAAATTTGCctcagtgtggggtttgcgattctcaggggttgccaaacgaaataatttgcTCTAAAGGTTCAAAAAGGATAACTAGGGgtagaatgtttgattgaaaAGGAAGAAGGCCTGACTTTTCATTCTATTCTTTACATCAAccttaaaaggaaaatttcatttatcatatgaaaaatttcttacacatatccGAATTGATTGGTTGAGGGAACACTTGCCCATCCATTTCTGCGAGAATGAGCGCTCCTCCGGGCAAAACTTTCTGGACAATAAAAGGGCCTTGCCAATTTGGTGCAAATttcaccttagcttcctcttGTACTGGCAAAATGTATTTCAACACTTTATCTCCTTCTGTGAATATCCGTGGTCTGACCTTCTTATTGTAAGCACGGGCTACCCTTTTTTGATAGCATTGACCATGACAAATGGCGCTTAGTAGCTTTTCGTCGATTAAAGACAACTGCTCATGACGTTGTTTAACCCAATCAGCCTCATCTAGCTTGGCCTCCATTAAAATGTgcaatgaagggatttcgacCTCAGCTGGCAATACTGCTTCCATCCCATACATGAGGTTGTAGGGAGTTGCCCCAGTAGAGGTCCGAATAGCAGTTCTATATGCCATTAATGCGTAAGGGAGCTTCTCGTGCCAATCACGGTGTCTTTCAATCATCTTACGGATTATCTTCTTCAAGTTCTTATTCGCGGCCTCaacagctccattcatctgtgGTCTATAAATAGAGAAGTTCCGACGCCTGATTTTGAACTGTTCACACAATCCATCTATCATATCATTGTtgagattcttggcattgtcagTGATTAATGTCTCTGGTATTCCAAAACGACAAATGATGTGCTTCCTTAGAAAGTCCGCCACCACCTTTTTAGTCACATGCTTATAAGATTCAGCTTCGACCCATTTGGTGAAGTATTCAATTGCCACCAGAATAAACCGATGCCCATTTGAAGCGGGGGGGTCAATTGCTCCGATTACATCCATACCCCACATCGAACATGGCCAGGGAGCAGTCATACTGTGTAATTCTATAGGGGGAGTGTGCATAACATCTCCATGCAATTGACACTTGACGTATTTCCTAACGAAAACTACACAaccatgctccatagtaagccaaaAATATCCGGTCCTCATGATCTTCTTTGCTAATAAATGGCCATTCATATGTGATCCACATACTCCACTATGTACTTCTTTCATCAGGTATTCTGCTTCCACACCTTAGAAGGCCCAAGTCTGACGTCCTTTTGTATACCACTTCTCCGTTTAGGAAAAATTTGGAAGACAATCTGCGCAAGAAGCTTTTAGCAGTTGTATCGGCCCCAGGGGGATAGGACCCTGTTTGAGAAATTCCTTGATATCGTTGTACCAGGGACGGCCATCAGAAGACTTTTCCACAACTAGGCAGTGAGCAGGTTTTTCTTGTAGATGAATCTGGATAGGTTCAATTATCAACTCATCTGGATGTTGAATCATTGAAGATAAAGTGGCCAATGCATCGGCAAAGACATTTCTGACACGGGGAATATGCCGAAACTCCAAACTCCTAAACTTATTTGCTAACTCCAGTAAGTTGCAATGATAAGGCAAGATCTTTGAATCCCGAGTGATCCACTCCTTGAGAGTCTGATGTACAAGTAAATCTGAATCGCTGAACACTAGTAAATCCTTAATCTCCATTTCTAACGCCATCTTTAACCCAAAAATGCacgcttcatattcagccatatTGTTAGTACAGAAAAATTGGAGTTTGGCCGAACCAGGGTAATGCTTTCCTTCAGGCGATACTAGAACAGCTCCAATACCGGCCGCGAAGGAATTTGACGCACCGTCAAAGAACAACCTCCACTCCGGGCATTGATCATTCATATCTTCTGCTATACCCACGAACAGGGTCTCCTCATCCAGAAAATAAGTGTGAAACGGTTGATAATCATCTTTCAGCGAATTTTCAGCCAAATGATCGGCCACAGCCTGGCCCTTGATTGCCTTCTGCGTAGTAAAAATAATGTCAAACTCTGAAAGAATCATCTGCCATTTTGCCATACGTCCTGTCGGCATAGGCTTTCCCAACAGATATTTCAAAGGGTTGGAGCCGGAAATCAGGTAAGTAGTATGGTTGAGCAAGTAATGCCTCAACTTTTGAGCGGCCTAAGCTAAAGCACAGCAACTCCTCTCAAGAAAAGAATAGTTGGCTTCATACGCAGTGAACTTCTTACTGAGGTAGTAGATGGCTTGCTCCCTCTTCCCCAATTCGTCGTGTTGTCCCAATACACACCCCATAACTTCGTCCAACACCGATAGATACATGATCAAAGGTCGCCCGGGTTTGGGTGGCACTAAAACTGGAAGGTGCAATAAATAGTCCTTGATCTTATCAAACGCCTGCTGGCATTCTCCACTCCAATGTAATgacatatttttcttcaataatttgaacaaagGCTCACACGTATGGGTCAACTGAGCGATGAACCTCCCGATAAAGTTAATCTTCCCTAAAAAACTCTTTACGTCCTTTTGTGTTCTTGGTACTAGCATTTCACGAATGGCTTTAATCTTTGTCGGATCTATCTCGATACCCTTCTTACTGACAATGAATCCCAATAACTTTCCGGCAGGGGCCCCGAATGCACACTTTGCAGGGTTTAGCTTCAGATCATATTTTCTCAATCTTTCAAATAACCTTTCCAAGTCAATCAAGTGATCCTCCGCTCTCTCGGATTTGATAATGATATCGTCCATATAAACCTCCATCTCCTTATGAATCATATCGTGGAACAGGGTGGTCATAGTCCTTTGATAAGTGGCACCGgtatttttcaatccaaacggCATTACTCGGTAGCAAAATGTCCCCTAGGGCGTGATAAAAGCAGTTTTCTCCCTGTCCTCCTCTGCCATTAAGATCTGGTGATATCCAGCGAAACAGTCAGCAAATGATTCAATCTCATGCCCTGCGGTATTGTCCAGAAGAATATGAATGTTCGGCAACGGAAAATCATCTTTCGGGCTGGCTTTATTAAGATCCCTATAATCGACACATACTCGCACTTCTCCACTTTTCTTTGGAACAGGTACAGGGTTTGAAAGCCAAATGGGATAATGAGACACCATAATAATTCTAGCATTGAGCTGC
This window contains:
- the LOC140016420 gene encoding uncharacterized protein; the encoded protein is MAKWQMILSEFDIIFTTQKAIKGQAVADHLAENSLKDDYQPFHTYFLDEETLFVGIAEDMNDQCPEWRLFFDGASNSFAAGIGAVLVSPEGKHYPGSAKLQFFCTNNMAEYEACIFGLKMALEMEIKDLLVFSDSDLLVHQTLKEWITRDSKILPYHCNLLELANKFRSLEFRHIPRVRNVFADALATLSSMIQHPDELIIEPIQIHLQEKPAHCLVVEKSSDGRPWYNDIKEFLKQGPIPLGPIQLLKASCADCLPNFS